A window of Gorilla gorilla gorilla isolate KB3781 chromosome 5, NHGRI_mGorGor1-v2.1_pri, whole genome shotgun sequence genomic DNA:
GAGaaactgagacagaaggatcacttgagcccaggagtttgagcccagcctgggcaacatagcagaaccccatctctaaaaaaaagaaggggTGATAATCCATCATTTACCTAAATCAGCCCATTTACAAATAataacaccagcctggacaacacagtgagaccctatttctaccaataaatcagaaaataaataagaaagagagaaaatgaaaaaagaagaaggaaggaagggaaggaagggaggaaagaaggaagaagggcatgcagacaagccaggcatggtggctcatgcctataatcccagctacttgagtgatgggaggattgcatgagcccaggagttcaagactagccttggcaacctagcaagaccccttctgtaataaataaataaagtaattaaaataataattaactttTATTGATAAAATTAAATGATATGTACCAAGGTATTAATCTGGATAAAAGATGTGACAACACAATTGGAATATGTATTAGAAGACTAAATTATAACTGATTTTATAAACGCTTATTTATCCCAATTATTGTGCAAACTTAAgaacaaaaatggaagaaaagaaaggggaaaaggccgggcacggtggctcatgcctgtaaccccagcactctgggaggccaaggcaggcagatcacctgaggtcaggagttcaagaccggcctgtccaacatggtgaaaccccatctgtactgaaaacacaaaaattagccaggcctggtggcaggtgcctgtaaggTGAATAGTGGGAGGCTGAgcaaagagaatcatttgaacctgggaggcagaggttgcagtgagccaagatcatggcattgcactccagcctggggtacaagagcgagatttatctcaaaaaaaaaaaaaaaaaaaggtggcgggggggaagaagaggaggagaagaaagaagagttgCAAAAGACAAATTTATAACAAATTTAGCTTAAAAACTTAATTGGCTTTTTGTAATTCTAGAACTGAGCAACACCTCATACTATAAAATAcaataaggccaggtgtggtggctcatgtctgtaatcccagcactttgggaggccaaggcgggcggatcacctgaggtcaggagtttgagaccagcctggccaatatggtgaaaccccatctctactaaaaatacaaaaattagctaggcatggtggcacgcacgtgtaatcccagctactcgggaggatgaggcacgagaattgcttgagcccaggaggcggaggttgcagtgagccgagatcgcaccactgcactacagcctgggcgacagagcgagactcggtctcaaaaaaaaaaaaagtacaatgagTGTTCTAATCAGAGGAGGTTggttttatagacagaaaaaggcTGAGGAAagccaaaacagaaaacaaaaagtcgATTGATTGTTTCAAAGTTATACTTTCCTTGTAAAGGCTAAAGGAGAGGGGATTTCTTTATCACACTGGCTGAAATTGCTTGTTTGGGGATTTAGCTATTATCTCTCGCCTGATTTCTCAGAATGTTAGATAAACAACTTAGTTTCAGTTAGGTGATGTGAAACTTTAGCATgactgactccattttggtttgatcTGTTGGACCTAGagcaggagctcagtccaaaccAATGGCctcctatacttttttttttttaaacaatttcacCATTTGGGTCAggctgtcacccaggtgagagtgcGACCAAAACCTAGGCCATTCACACTgctctcagttaccatcattcTGGGTTTCTGGTCTCGATGTACCATTCTTAGATTGTGGTGTCCTCAGGatcacatatttctttttctttctttttttttttttttttagacagaatctcgctctgtcgcccaggctggagtgcagtggcgcgatctgggctcactgcaagctccacctcccaggttcacgccactctcctgcctcagcctcccgagtagctgggactactggcgcccgctacaatgcccggctaattttttttgtattttagtagagacaaggtttcatcgtgttaaccagtatggtcttgatctcctgacctcgtgatctgctggccttggcctcccaaagtgctgggattataggcatgagccatcatgtctgGTCTGATCAcatatttctttgagtttttgttATTCTAGCTGAAGAGAGATCATTCAATGTTCGGTGGATGGCTACATGTAAGTATTTAAAACCTTTGAGAGAATATAGCACACCAGCAAGACTACTATTATGACCATCAGGAGGGTAATACCAGCAGTTTGGCATAAGCTCCTTAGCCAGGTCTCCATGAACCAAACCAACTAAAATTGaatagatcaaagaatgagcCAGATGAGGAGTCCACTTGTTTTAACCAAGCAGACTGTTCATTTTTTGCAACCAAGTCTCTGTAATACCCAACGTATCTACCCATGTACAACAAGAAGTGTTATCAATGGCACAGACTCCTATACTATACAGCTAGCAGGAAATCTGGTATCCTATGACTGGGTTATATTAAAGCAGAGAGTGAGAACAAGTGGATCTAGAAGTGTAACCCTATTAAAGGGACCACTAGTACAATTTGAACAACAGTTACATTAGGGATGTTGCTAAACTTACTCACTAGATGGACTAAAGAAGCTCTTAGGTTATGTAAAGATTTGGGTTTCACATGACAGATCCAACAGTTCATCAGATTGCCCCCGCAGGAGCTGCTGACTGTGCCAAGCGAAAAagatgggcaaaaaaaaaaaaaaaaaaaaaaaacaagttcagAGGGGCAAGAGTCTTATTATGATAGGCAGTCTTGTGCTGACACCTTGGGAAAAGCTGTTTACAGCATGAAGTTGTCAACCTCTTTCCCTGGTTTGCAGTTTGAATGTCTCTGGTTATGGCATCAGGCGTTTTGGTGAACTCTGTGTGGCCAGCACATCAGGAATGACACTTGTCCCTTGAAATTTACATCGAGTTGTCTGGTTTCAGCTTAGAGGGCTTTGGGTACAGAGCAGTTCTTGTTCTTAGTTGGATAATTGTAGTCAGATATTGGAGGAAAAGAGAATTCTAGAATCTAGTCCAGTCTACAAGAAGATaagaaaaacttgaaaacaaTGAGCAAAGCCACAACCTAATAGCAGGTGTACTATAGCTTTTCTTCAGAAACAGTTTTTCTCTCTACAGTTactcccatttctaccaaaaataatcaGAATAAGACAAATGTGTTTACAAAATAAGGTTAGTCTCATCAAACTTAGCctgattattttatgtaaataatccTGCTGCTCTTATGTAGAGCAGCAGGAATAGTGAATGACCACACAGACTGTTTTTAAGTTTGCTTtgctggaactttttttttttttgagacagaatttcgctcttgttgcccaggctggagtgcaatggtgcaatctcagctcactgcaacctccgcctcccaggttcaagcaattcttctgcttcagtctcccgagtagctgggattacaggcatgcgccaccacacccagctgattttgtattttttgtagaaacggggtttgttcatgttggtcagactggtcttgaacccctgacctcaggtgatcctcctgccttggcctcccaaagtgctgggattacaggcgtgagccactgcgcccagactgctggaactttttttctctttttctataacATTAACTGCTGCAAAGCTTTGCTGGAACTTTTGATAAGAACTCTAagaatggacattttaaaacttctttaggCTAGGAAGCCAAATCAAGGCATACTTTAGACTTAGCCTGCAGTACCTATAGATTCATTCTATATATCTTCTCATATATGACATCCCAGTCACAGCTTCAGTGATACAACCAAAATCTGCCTAAAGATGGATCTTCCAAAAGAACTCAATTGTCATCAATCCTCTCATTAGGAAGTTGCAACCAGGGGAATTTTATTTaacaagaaggagaaggaaaattgAAGGAGAAAATCATATTCACTGCCATGAGAAACCTATTGCCTTCATCCTTCCATGATCTCCCTCAGTTCTGGAGTCGCCAGGTAAGAGTACAGGCATATTTTTAGTACTATATAACTTTGTGGCATACCAACTCAACAAAGCACATCTTTAAttacaaatttcttttctttttattatttatttatttatttatttttttttttttgagatggagtcttgttctgttgcccaggctggggtacagtggcatgatcttggttcaccgcaacctccgcctcccaggttctagcaattctcaggccttggcctcccaaagtgctgggattataggcatgagccaccatgcctggccgagtgttctaatttctccacatcatcaccaatgcttgctattttccattttttccccataTAACACAAGTCCACTTATgtatattttccatttgtattaCAGTTATCCTAATGgatgtaaagtggtatctcattgtggttttgatttgcatgtatcagatgattaatgatgttgagcattggaATTTTTTCACTCTCTTGATGATGTACTTTGAAGGactaaagttttgttttaataaagtctaatttacacatttttttctttttttttgcttgtgcttttggtgtcatatctaagaaactacTGCCTAGTCCAAGGTCATAAAGACTTACTCCTGTCTTTTCTTTGAAGAGTTTTAGAGTTTTagctcttagatttaagtatctgatccattttgaattcatttttgtatctggTGTGAGTTAGAGGGTCCATCTTCATCccttgcatatggatatccagtgtcttggcaccattttttgaaaagactattctttcctcattgaatgGTTGTGTGCTCTTGTCAAAAATCGATTGACAGTAAATgtgaggctttatttctggactttcaattctgttctgttgattgatatgtctgtccttatgccagtaccactctgtcttgattactataagTTTGTAGTGAGTTTTAGAATTGGGAAATGTAAAttctacagctttgttctttttaaaaactgttttgacCATTCTGAGTTTCTTAAATTTCCATGAGTTTTAGGATTAGCTTGCCAATTTTTGCCAAGAAATCAGCCAAGATTTTTGTTAGGGATTGTATAGAATCTTAGTTCAATTTGAAGAGTTTTTCcatcttaacaatgttaagtGTTCTGATCTGTGAAcataggatgtctttccatttattaaaatcttctatttctttcaatGATGTTTTGTAGGTTTCAGTGTACAAGCTTTGTACCTCTTTTGTTAAAGTTATTCctgtgcattttttctttttgatgctattgtaaacagaattttctttatttcattttctgtttacttattgctgctataaagaaatacagtttctctttgtatattgatcttgtattctgaaaacttgctgaacttgtttattagtTCAAATAGTTTCTTAGTGGATTCATTAGAATTTTCTATATGCAAAATCACATCATCAACTAATAggatacttttatttcttcctttccaagctgggtgccttttatttcttattcttgcctaattgccttgGCTAGAACCTCCttcacaatgttgaatagaagccgGGAGAGCAGACATCTTTGTCCTGTTCTTCATTTTGTCTTGATGCTTCATCTGAAAAAGAATCAGTTATTTTACCATTAAATATGCTGTTACCTGTGGGTTTTTTGTAGAAGCCCTATATTAGGTTGAAGAAATTCTCATCTATTCCtactttgttgagtgttttttttcatcatgaaagggtgttaaattttgtcaaatgctttttctgcatctactgaaatGATCCTGTGGATTTtgacatttattctttgtgtgtgagtgtgtgtgtgtgggggagagagagagagagagagagagagagagagtgtgtgtgtgtgtgtgtgtgtgtgtgtgtgtgtgtgtgttaggctTTACTTGGATCAGGTAGATTTAAGGCAGGGGCCATGCTGCAGGAGAGGGGCCTGTAAACCAGTCAGTACTGCTCTTTCATGCAGCCCTGGGATCTCAGGGCTGAGCTCCACAGGCAAGGGGCCAGTTAGGCCCCTCAAAGCAGACACAACCACTAACAGGAAGGAAGGTCAGGCTGGCTTTAGTGCAGGGAAGGGTAATATTGGGAGGGAGACGTTCGTGAAGGAAAATGGGTAGCTGAGGCTTTAAAGGGCTTGGATGGGACTCGGGTTTAGGGGAAGTGAAGAAGGCCAATAAAGTCTTGGGGGTAAAGAGCGGAATAAACAGGAGAAAGGAACAAGAAGGCAGGTGCTGGGGTGTAGAGTCCAGCTGCtctccacagcctgggcaacaggctgagTATGGGCAACTCACTCCCACCTCCTGGCCTTCAAGGCACTACTTGTTGCCCCTGACAGCCATCTTTGTGAACACAGGTCTCGGGAGGAAGCAGCTGGATTTCATGTAGGCAGAGATCTCCAAGCCCTCAAATCGGGAGATGAAgtccttcaggtatgggaaggcGTCCAACCACTTGGGCCCAAATACTTGGTTTCTCTCAAGGACTCCATACATGATGAAATCCACAAGTGTGATCTTGTCCCCAAGAAACCATGGCTGCTTCCCCAGAAACTGTGAGTACAGCTTCAGCATTGCAGGGAGTGCCTCCAGGTATTCTGCCTTCAGTTTCTTAAAATCTGGGTTGTAGCAGAGTCTGGCCAGCTGCACGTGGTTGTCCGCAAGCTGGTTCTCCAAAATGTCTTCCCAAATCTTCTCCCCTTCTGTCTCCCCACACAGATTGTGCTTGTAGGCAATGCAGCCCCAGATGGCCTTGCTCTGGGTGATCTTGTGAGCCCCATCAATCAAGTAGGGCAGATTGGGAAAGTCCAGGCCCAGTTTGAATTTTTCATTCAGCCACTGGCTTCTGTCATAGTCAGGAGCGTCCCCCATCATGTACTTCTTTTCCTCATAGCTTAAGTCTATGTATTGCAGGAGCAGGCAGACGGCATGGGCCAGCCCTCAGATGTCCCAGTACCCCAGTGTCACGGGCATGGTGCTGGTCAGTGTGGATTCTGCAGAAAGGCCCATTTACTCTATCGATGTGGTGTGTTACGTCAATTGACTTTTGGATATTAAAAcaatcttgcattcctgggataaattccacttgatcatggtatataATCCATTTTACATATTGCCAAATTCTActtcctaattttttttgaggattttgcatcttaTTTGTAAGAGATATTAGTCTGTAGCTTTCTTGTGGTGTCTTTGGTttgggtatcagggtaataccagcctcatagaatgagttgggaaatgttcccttctcttctatattttgaaagagtttgtgaagaatttgtatcatttatcttttaaaaattgtggtaaaatacactaatataaaaatttctatcttaaccatttttaagtttacaATTTAGTAGTgataagtatattcacattgttgtgcaaccagcttccagaactttttttttttttttgaggcggagtctcactgttgtcacccaggctggagtgcaatggcacgatctcagctcactgcaacctccgcctcccgggttccagcagttctcctgcctcagcctcccaagtagctgggattacaggcatgctctaccatgcccagctaattttgtatttttagtagagatggggtttcaccatgttagccaggctggtcttgaactcctgacctcaggtgatccacctgcctcagtcttccaaagtgctgggattacaagcatgagcactgcacctggcccagaacttttttatcttgcaaaatggaaactctatacctattaaacaacctcccatttccccttctccctgctcctagtaaccactgttctattttctgtttctataattaaaaaaaattttttgagacaagatctcactatgtcgcccaatctagagtgcagtggttattCTCAGGCACAATCATAGTGCACCATAGCCTCGAActcatgctcaagcaatccttctgccctAAGGCAGAagtagcctcccaagtacttcAGACTGTAGATGCATAACTGGCTTTGTTCCTATGATTCTGACTGCTCTTACGTACCTCGTATAAGTGGAATCGCACAGTATTTATCTTTGTGTGATTGGTTTATCTCAcattagcataatgtcctcaaggatCATTCATGTTATACCATGCATCAgaattttcctcctttttaaggctgagtaatattccattgtaggtaTACAtcacgttttgtttatccattcatctttcgATGGACACTTTGGCTGCTTCCatcttttgactattgtgaatattgctgctatgaacaagaaatataatatatctttgagaacatgctttccattcttttggatatatatccagaagtagaTTTTCCAGATTATATGgtaatcctatttttaattttgaggaatcgccatgcCATAATACTATCATAGAATAACACCATagtggtattatttcttttttaaatgcttggtataattcaccagtgaagctcagacttttcttttattttactattaattcAGCCTGTTTAGTTGTTATAGGTATACTCAGATTTTCCGTTCTTTCTTGAATCAggtttggtagtttgtgtcttttgaGGAATGtgttcatttcatctaaattatattatgtaatatgttgacatacagttgttcatagtattcccttataatttattattattattattattattttgagacagaatctctctctgttgcccaggccggagtgcagtggtgcaatcttggctaactgcaacctctgcctcccgggttcaagtgattctcctgccaacagcctccagaacagctgggattacaggtgtgcaccaccatgcctggctgattttgtatttttaggagagacagggtttcaccatgttggtcaggctggttttgaactactgacctcaggtgatccacccacctcggcctcccaaagtgctgggattacaggcatgagccaccttgcctggctgccttacaatttttatttctgtgagattAGTAGTAATGAGCCCTCTTTCAATTCTGGATTTGGTAATtgagtctttttttcttggtcagtcttGCTAAggttttgtccattttgttggtatttttaaagaatcagcttttgctttcattgattttctctactgtttttctattctctactcATTAATATCTGCACTAatccttattatttccttccttctgcttgctttgggtatAGAttgttcttctttgtctctttgtccTTTTGGCTGTGTGCCTTCTTTTCTTTACTCTTGTTAGAGTGGACTAGAGAGAGAGCAGAGATAAATGCATGTAAAACAGAAGTCCTCTAGAGAATCCATTCACTAATGAACTGTTCCTTTGAGTCAAAACATTGTTGCCTCTGGGTGACCTTTAAAAAAGTGATATggaggccgggcaccgtggctcacgcctgtaatcccagcactttgggaggctgaggtgggtggatcacctgaagtcaggagttcaagaccagcctagccaacatggtgaaaccctgtctctagtaaaaatacgagaattagccaggcatggtagcacacgccagtaatcccagctacttgggaggctgagacaggagaatcgcttgaacccgggaggcggaggttgcagtgagccgagattgcaccattgtactccagcctgggcaacaagagtgaaactccatctcaaagagaaaaaaaaaaaacagacgtGGAAAATTGCCACCAGTGTTTTCTACATTAGTGTGAGTTAATTCCTCAGATACTTTGTTAAAGCCCAGTGTGATAGGTAAAAGCTGCCTAGTAgaaatagaagttttaaaaacagGGCAAAGGGAAGAGTAACTTTCCTGTTTTCTGACTGCTGAATGGTCAGGAAAAGTTGCCAAACAGGAGActgatttgtttaaaatttggGAACTTGCTGAAGTAGGGGactgggagagggaaggaaaacaTAACAGGGGAGATGAGGAagctaaaaaaggaaaagaacagttCTTCTCACATATTACTTCTTAATCAGCACAAAGTTAAGACATTTCCACCCACTGATTTAATTCCTTTCTGTGCTTTATATCATGCCATTTGTATTTTGTCAGCTATTTACTATTTTAATAGTGATAAACTTTCAGAATCTATGAGACACATAAATCTGAGCCTTTAAAATCTGAATTTTCAAagatagaaaaactagaaagtgaatatttgcattacaaatatatttcttactatTGCAAACAAAATTCAGTATAAGGATCTTTAAAATAGTTGATATCTTTAGATATTAGATGATTCACTTTCCAAAAATAGTTTGCAGACAGCCTTCAAGGAACACAACGGACTTTTAAAATAAGGCACACATTTCCCTAGCAAGCAGacgcagaaaaaaagaaagaaagaaaatcaggccCATTTATGATAATAAagtgagaaaaacaggaaaactaatatttggatttattttagaGGCAAAAGTCCTGATCTAATTCTTGAGACAGTTAGTcaattctctctatattttattcatttatttgaaacatgcaaacatagtatttttgcTCCCCTTAGATATGTTCAGAGGCCTAGAAACTTTGGGGGAAGAAACCACAAAAAACTTTTAATGTagattttaggccgggcgcagtggcttacgcctgtaatcccagtgctttgggaggccaaggcaggcagatcactgaggtcaggagttcaagaccagcctggccaacatggtgaaacccagtctgtactaaaaatacaaaaattagccatgtgtggtggcacgcgcctataatcccagctactcaggaggctgaggcaggagagtggcttgaacccagggggcagaggttgcagtgagccaagatggtgccactgcactccagcctgggtgacagcgagattctgtttcaataaataaataaataaaaataaaataaatttaagtggccaggtgtggtttggccaggctcatgcctgtagtcccagcactttgagaggctgaggcaagcagatcccttgagtccaggagttcgagatcagcctgggcaacatggtaaaactccatcactacagaaaaataaaaaaattggccgggtgcagcggctcacgcctgtaatccgagcactttgggaggccgaggtgggcagatcactaggtcaggagttcaagaccagcctggccaacatggtgaaaccccatctctgctaaaaatacaaaaattagatgagtgtggtggcgtgcacctgtaatcccagctacttgggaggctgagacaggagaattgcttgaacccaggaggcggaggctgcagtgagctgagattgtgccactgcactccagcctgagcgacagagtgagactcagtccaaaaaaaaaaaaaattagccaggcatggtggtgtgcacctgtagtcccacctactcagggggctgaggtggaaggatcacttgagcccaggtggtcgaggctgcagtgagtcatgagtgcaccaccacactcagcctggacaacagagtgagaccctgtctcaatacataaataaataataaatttaagcaacagaaaatacCAGATGACATACATTGCATTCACTCAGAAATTATTTATTGAAGGTCTAGAATGTGCTAGGCCACTGGGATATAACAATGAGTAAGACAGGCATGTTTCTGCCTACATGGGAGTTTAAGGTCTACTATTggaaagacaaacaaaagacttgacaaaagtaaacaaacaaaattatcaCAAAACATGATAAAAATCTGTAAAGAAACAAACCATGGCCAGGGATAGAGAATATCAGGGAGAGGGAGACACTTCTCTTCCACGGGGTAGTCAGGAAGGCACTTCTGAGGAAATGATATGTCAGCTGAGACCTGTGAGACAAGAAGGAGCCAGTCACTTAAAAAGCATGGGGCACAGTTAGAAGGAACAGTGCATTCAAAGCTCCAGAGCCTGGAACGGGGCTGACCTTCTAGAAACTAGAAaagaccagtgtggctggagggcCATGAGCAAAGGAGAACGGCAAAAGAGTGAACCCTAGGTTAGCAGGGATCCAGATCACACCCAGCTGTCTTAAGCAACTGTGTTAGTCGGCtggggctaccataacaaaataccacaggctgggtggttaaaccatagaaatttattttatttattttctcatgactggaggctggaggtccaagatcaaggtattggcaggtttggtttcttctaaggtctctctccttggcttacagatggccaccttctctcaGTGTCTCCATGTTACCGTcagagggtgtccaggttcttggcattctgaacaaagaattggacaaaatggacaaacaaagccaagaaagaatcagcaataaaaacagagatttattgcaaacaaaagtacactccacagggtgggagcaggcCAAGCACAGGGACTCAAGAGCCCAgctacagaattttctggggtttaaatatcCTCTAGAGGTTTTCCACTGGTCACTTGGTGTACAACCCATGCAAATGAAGTAGTGGCCCACAATCAGTGAAGTGAATTTACAAAGGTTACACCATTTGCAAatgtctgattggttgtggaaagCAACCATTCAGAGACTAaaatgaagttacaaagttacgcTTTTATGCAAAGGAAGACAAGGCCTGCAATCAGTCTGAATGGCTGTGGTAAGCAACCAATCAgaagctgaagtgaagttacaagttacactcctatgcaaacatctgattggttgcagaaagcaaccaatcagaggtactttcaatATTCCATCTGCCACGCATAAAAAGTGGGGGGCagtttgcaaagggagtagcttccagtccttttgttacttaggtgtgGAAAGTTGAGGtcttccttttgatttagttctagaaaGTCAGCGTGAATTGGCCTTagcttccctgcctccagacccaattctcctgtctcatccacATGGTCTTTTCCCTGTGCCTGCACATCCCTAGTATCTCTCCGTATGTCCTAATATCCTCTTTTTATAGGGgtccagtcagattggattagggcccaccataAAGACTCCCATTTAGCTCAATTACTTCACTGAAGGCCCTATATGCAAtgacagtcacattctgaggtaccaaGAGTTAAGGTTTCAacgtgtgaattttttttttgtggggttgggggacaca
This region includes:
- the LOC101138588 gene encoding glutathione S-transferase Mu 2-like, whose protein sequence is MMGDAPDYDRSQWLNEKFKLGLDFPNLPYLIDGAHKITQSKAIWGCIAYKHNLCGETEGEKIWEDILENQLADNHVQLARLCYNPDFKKLKAEYLEALPAMLKLYSQFLGKQPWFLGDKITLVDFIMYGVLERNQVFGPKWLDAFPYLKDFISRFEGLEISAYMKSSCFLPRPVFTKMAVRGNK